A genomic stretch from Megachile rotundata isolate GNS110a chromosome 1, iyMegRotu1, whole genome shotgun sequence includes:
- the Inx3 gene encoding innexin 3: MAVFGLVSAVAGFVKVRYLVDKAVIDNMIFRAHYRITSAILFACCIIVSANNLIGDPINCLSDGGVPDAVINTYCWITYTFTLPHNNAKPVGTHVAHPGLGGDIGEKRYHSYYQWVPFMLFFQGVLFYVPHWIWKHWEEGKVRMISEGMRGAMVDNKPERELKSQRLVKYIADTLHLHNTYAAGYFFCEALNFVNVVSNIFFVDTFLGGAFLSYGTDVIKFSNMNQEQRVDPMIEVFPRVTKCTFHKFGASGTIQKFDALCVLALNILNEKIYIFLWFWFIILAVLSGVALLYSMAVVLLPSTRETILRKRFKFGTAAGVSALIRKTQVGDFLLLHLLGQNMNVMMFNEVLEELCRQLHLGSTSGASPTSVPSAPSTLEMSPIYPEIEKYAKDTEI, from the exons ATGGCGGTGTTCGGTTTGGTGTCCGCAGTCGCGGGCTTCGTCAAGGTACGATACCTCGTGGACAAGGCGGTAATCGATAATATGATCTTCCGAGCACATTACAGAATAACTTCCGCGATTCTCTTCGCCTGCTGCATCATCGTATCTGCCAACAATCTAATAG GTGATCCTATAAACTGCCTGAGCGATGGAGGGGTGCCAGACGCTGTGATAAACACTTACTGCTGGATTACGTACACGTTCACGCTGCCCCATAACAACGCGAAACCGGTGGGCACCCACGTTGCTCACCCTGGTCTGGGAGGTGACATCGGGGAGAAGAGGTATCACTCGTACTATCAGTGGGTGCCCTTCATGCTCTTTTTCCAAGGTGTTTTATTCTACGTACCTCATTGGATATGGAAGCATTGGGAAGAGGGCAAGGTCAGAATGATATCCGAGGGTATGAGGGGAGCCATGGTCGATAACAAGCCCGAACGAGAGCTCAAGTCGCAACGACTCGTCAAGTACATCGCGGACACGTTGCATCTGCATAACACCTATGCGGCCGGTTACTTTTTCTGCGAGGCCCTCAATTTTGTCAACGTG GTGAGCAACATATTCTTCGTCGACACGTTTCTAGGCGGTGCATTCTTGTCGTACGGCACAGACGTGATCAAATTCAGCAACATGAATCAGGAACAACGCGTCGATCCCATGATCGAAGTTTTTCCACGCGTAACCAAATGTACCTTCCACAAATTCGGTGCTTCTGGAACCATTCAAAAGTTCGATGCCCTCTGTGTCCTCGCTTTGAATATTCTCAACGAGAAGATCTACATTTTCCTATGGTTCTGGTTCATTATTCTGGCAGTATTATCTGGAGTTGCTTTACTTTACAGCATGGCTGTCGTTTTGTTGCCTAGTACTCGTGAAACTATCCTTAGGAAACGATTCAAGTTTGGTACAGCTGCTGGTGTTAGTGCACTCATCAGGAAAACACag GTCGGCGATTTCCTGTTGCTTCATCTGCTTGGACAAAACATGAACGTGATGATGTTTAACGAAGTGCTGGAGGAACTGTGTCGCCAATTGCATCTGGGTTCCACCAGTGGAGCGTCACCTACGTCGGTACCATCCGCACCCAGCACTCTCGAGATGTCACCCATATACCCAGAGATCGAGAAATACGCGAAAGACACGGAGATTTAA